The genomic DNA CGCCCCCTGGGCGGGCAACCAACCCCGGAGCGGCGGCACTATTCCCGAGCAGGAGCGAGGGCGCCAGCCTCGCCTCCGGTGGCGCACCGCATCAGGTCGCGGCGGCGTTTCACTCGCCGGTCTGGGAGATGGGAAGGCGGACGACCATCCCATCCAGCGCGGGGGTCACCGTGATCTGACAGGACAATCTGCTGTTGGGCTGGACGTGGAACGCACAGTCGATCATGTCCTTCTCGTTCGGCTCGGGCGGAGGCACCTTCGCGCCCCAGGCCTCGTCGACATAGACGTGGCAGGTGGCGCAATTGGCGAACCCACCGCACTCCGCGACGATGCCGGGCACCAGGTTGTCCATGGCCGCCTGCATCACGGACTGCCCGTCCTTGGCCTCCACGACATGCTCGGCCCCACTCGCCTCGATGAACTTGATCTTGGACATCGTCTTCTCCTGATGGATGTGTGTTCTCGTTCCGCTGGCGTCAGGCCGCGACCTTCGCGAGCGGAATCCCCTCATCCGCGAGGCGCTCGGGCTCCACCGGTGTCCGGCCCGTCACCAGGCGCTTGGCCGCCATGAAATCCGCGGGCCGGCCGATGACGTCCGCCGCGAGGATGCGCGAGCCCTTGAGATAGAAGGCCGAGAAGGCCTTGCTCGAGGGATCTCCGCGCGTGATGCAGCGCTCGTAACCGGAGGACAGCCCGACCATCTGCAACTTCAAATCATACTGCTCCGACCAGAACCACGGGGTGGCGGTGGACGGCTCGCGCTGGCCCAGGATGGTGGAGGCGGCGACCCGCGCGTGCTCGATGGCGTTGGGCACCGATTCCAAGCGGATGCGCCCCCCGGTATAGGCGCTGGGCTGGTTCGCGCAGTCGCCGATGGCGAGGATGGAGGGGTCGGCGGTGCAGGCGAACTCGTCCACGACGATGCCATTGTCGACCGCGAGCCCCGCCGCGGAGGCGAGCCCCGTATTGGGCACGAGGCCAATGCCCACCAGGACGAGATCCGCGTCGATCCGCTCCTGGACGCCCTGGCAGGAGATGTCCACGCCGACGGCCTGGCGCTGGGACGCATCGAGCGAGAACCCACGCACCTCGGCGGACAACCGGAACTGGACGCCATGCGAGCGGTGAACGCCCTCGATGAAGGCGGACACCTCCGGGCCCGTCACCCGGGCGAGCAGCCGGGGCGCGGCCTCGAGCAGCGTCACGTTCAGGCCGAGCTGCGCGGCGACGGCGGCGATCTCCAGTCCCACGTAGCCTCCGCCGATGATGACGAGGCGGCGTCCCGGGACGAAGGCGCCGCGCAATGACTCCACGTCGGCGATGGAGCGCAGGCTGAACACGTTCTCCAGCCGGCCCACGTCGATGCCCGGCAATGACAGCCGGCGCGCATGGCCTCCCGTGGCGAGCGCGAGCTTGTCATAAGGCAGACGGCTTCCATCCGAGAGCACGGCGTGCTTCGAGGCCCGATCGATGGACTCGACCCGCGTGCGCAGCCGGAGCGTGATGTCGAAGCGGCCATACGTCTCGTGGGGTTTGAGGTACAGGCCCTCCTGGGGAATCTTTCCCATCAGGAACCCCTTGGACAAAGGCGGACGCTGATAGGGAGGATGGTCCTCGTCTCCCACGAGGGTGATGCTTCCGGAGAAGCCCCGCTGCCGCAGCCCCGTGGCCAGCTCTCCACCCGCCTGTCCAGCGCCCACGATGACGACATTCTCACGCATGTTCGTTCTTCCTGGATGTGATGTTCAGGACTGCTGAGCCTTTTCCCGAATCTCCGCCAAGGTCTTCAGGAAACCCTGGAGCTTCTGGGGAGGGACGTCCCGGAGCAGCTCGAGCATGAGGCCGTCGATGAGCGCCTTGGCCTCGGCGTGCAATCTCCTCCCCTGGGGAGTCAACACGAGCGTCTTCTTGCGCCGATCCTCCGAGGAGACGCTCCGGGTGACGAGTCCCAGCGCCTCGAAGTGATCGGTCTGCCGCATCAGCACGGACTTGTCCTTGTCCCTCATGTCCGCCAGCTCGGACTGGGTCAATCGACCCTCGTGGCGGGAGAGGAGGTCCAGCAGCGCGAATTGATCCGGCGTGATGTCGATCCCCGCGGCGGCCAATCGAGCGCGCGTGCGTTTGGAGAGCGCCGTCATGGCGCCCATGAGCAACGGACCGATGGAGGAGAATTCGTTGTCCATATCGATGATCGACCCTATCGATAGTCGACTGGGTCAACTAATAAACCGGCACGACGCACGCTGTCAATCCGCCCCCGGGTCAGCGGTCCCCCGACGCAGGCGCGTCAGCTCGACAGCCAGGTTGAAATCCAGGGTGTTCGAGTCCAGGAACAAACCGTCACCCTGGAAATCCAGGACTGTGAGGCCAATCGCCAATAGTCCAACAGCCATTGAGAGAAAGTCTGCAAAGGCCGCAAACAAGGCAAGACACGCAGGGAACTTTAACAAATGTCAAGGAGAGGACTCCTCACTCCGCGTGGAAAAGTATATGCTCTTCGCACGTCGTCCCGCCCCCCCCAAGGCAACGGACGCACGAGGATCTCCACACATGCGCATCCCCCCCGCCCCCTGGGGCATCTCTCTCGCCGCCGCGCTCCTGCTGACGAGTGGCTCGTCGCACGCGACCTCGAAGTCCTCCCAGTCGCCCGCGCCAGTGACGGACGCCACGCTGTCGTATCTGCAAGACCAGCCCAAGGAATGCCACTGGATCCGGCACACGCCCTCCGCGAAGCCGAAAGTGGTCACGAAAGTTCCCACGGCGTGCAGCGAGGTGCAGCTCGCCTGGAGTCCAGATGGCACCCAGGCCCTGATCCACTTCAAGACGATCGGGGATGACGGCGAATACACGCATCACCTGCGGCAGGTGAACCTCGCCACCAACAGCCACAAGAACCTGCCCGTCCCCACGCAGGGAGACCTGGTACGGCATGGCTTTGACTCCCAGGGACGCCCCATCGCGCTCCTCGAGAACCCCGTCGACCTCTATCCAGACGAAGAAGAAGCCCACGAAAAGAAAGGCTACGAGCCCTACCTCAAGGTGGTCACCAAAGGCAGTGGCGAGGGCGCGAGGCAGGTCATCCCGTTCGAGGGAGAGAGCTACCCCGCGTCGGACGTGGGCATCGCGGGGTTGGCGCACGCCGTGCGTCTGGAAGATGGACAGTGGACGCTCATCGAGACGCGGAGCACCTACTACGGCGTCGACGCCGCCCC from Melittangium boletus DSM 14713 includes the following:
- a CDS encoding 2Fe-2S iron-sulfur cluster-binding protein → MSKIKFIEASGAEHVVEAKDGQSVMQAAMDNLVPGIVAECGGFANCATCHVYVDEAWGAKVPPPEPNEKDMIDCAFHVQPNSRLSCQITVTPALDGMVVRLPISQTGE
- a CDS encoding MarR family winged helix-turn-helix transcriptional regulator, coding for MDNEFSSIGPLLMGAMTALSKRTRARLAAAGIDITPDQFALLDLLSRHEGRLTQSELADMRDKDKSVLMRQTDHFEALGLVTRSVSSEDRRKKTLVLTPQGRRLHAEAKALIDGLMLELLRDVPPQKLQGFLKTLAEIREKAQQS
- a CDS encoding NAD(P)/FAD-dependent oxidoreductase, with protein sequence MRENVVIVGAGQAGGELATGLRQRGFSGSITLVGDEDHPPYQRPPLSKGFLMGKIPQEGLYLKPHETYGRFDITLRLRTRVESIDRASKHAVLSDGSRLPYDKLALATGGHARRLSLPGIDVGRLENVFSLRSIADVESLRGAFVPGRRLVIIGGGYVGLEIAAVAAQLGLNVTLLEAAPRLLARVTGPEVSAFIEGVHRSHGVQFRLSAEVRGFSLDASQRQAVGVDISCQGVQERIDADLVLVGIGLVPNTGLASAAGLAVDNGIVVDEFACTADPSILAIGDCANQPSAYTGGRIRLESVPNAIEHARVAASTILGQREPSTATPWFWSEQYDLKLQMVGLSSGYERCITRGDPSSKAFSAFYLKGSRILAADVIGRPADFMAAKRLVTGRTPVEPERLADEGIPLAKVAA